Genomic window (Staphylococcus debuckii):
ATTATTCAAATCGTGGTCCAGTTATGGATTATAGCGACTTAGGATTAGTTGAATTTTATTTACGGGAGTTAGAAAAATACTTACGCCAACATCAATGTCTTTATGTAAAATTGGATCCATATTGGATTTATCACATTTACGATAAAGATATTAATCCTTTCCCAAGCCGTCAAAAAAATGATGCAATCGTGAATTTATTTAAAGCGCACGGTTATCAACACCATGGCTTTACAACGCAATACGATTCATCAAGTCAAGTGCGTTGGATGGGTGTATTGGATTTAAAAGATGAAACACCTGCCTCTATCAAGAAGAAATTTGATAGCCAACGTAAACGTAATATTAATAAAGCAATTAACCACGGTGTTAAAGTGAAGTTCCTCGGCCCAGACGAATTAGATCGTTTCTTTAAACTTTATCGCGAAACTGAAGAACGTGCAGGATTCGCTTCAAAAACAGATGACTACTTTAAAAACTTTATCGAACACTACGGTGATAAAGTTTTGGTGCCTTTAGCTTATATTGATTTAGATGAATATATTAAATCATTGCAAGAAGGACTTAACGACAAAGAAAGCCGTCGCGATCAAATGATGGCTAAAGAAAATAAATCAGATAAACAACTGAAGAAAATTTCCGAACTAGATAAACAAATCGATCATGATCAAAAAGAATTGCTTAAAGCGAGCGAATTGCGCCAAACAGACGGTTCAATCCTTGACTTAGCTGCAGGCGTTTACTTTACAAACGCTTATGAAGTCAATTATTTCTCAGGAGGTTCTTCTGAAAAATACAACCAATACATGGGCCCTTACATGATGCATTGGTATATGATTAATTACTGCTTTGAACATGGTTATGACAGATATAATTTCTACGGTTTATCAGGTGACTTTACTGAAGATAGTGAAGACTATGGGGTATACCGCTTCAAACGTGGATTTAATGTGCAAATTGAAGAGTTGATCGGTGACTTCTATAAACCTATTCAAAAAGTGAAATATTGGATATT
Coding sequences:
- a CDS encoding aminoacyltransferase, which produces MKFTELTVKEYDNFVQNPSLESHYFQTKENIGTREADGFEVVLLGIKNDDNQVIAASLFSKIPTMGSYVYYSNRGPVMDYSDLGLVEFYLRELEKYLRQHQCLYVKLDPYWIYHIYDKDINPFPSRQKNDAIVNLFKAHGYQHHGFTTQYDSSSQVRWMGVLDLKDETPASIKKKFDSQRKRNINKAINHGVKVKFLGPDELDRFFKLYRETEERAGFASKTDDYFKNFIEHYGDKVLVPLAYIDLDEYIKSLQEGLNDKESRRDQMMAKENKSDKQLKKISELDKQIDHDQKELLKASELRQTDGSILDLAAGVYFTNAYEVNYFSGGSSEKYNQYMGPYMMHWYMINYCFEHGYDRYNFYGLSGDFTEDSEDYGVYRFKRGFNVQIEELIGDFYKPIQKVKYWIFTTLDKVRKKIKK